Proteins from a genomic interval of Arthrobacter sp. CAN_C5:
- a CDS encoding glycosyltransferase family 1 protein has translation MTEGNLPGARPRILVLSFSPIHRDPRVLRQIQFFSEFADVMSCGYGAAPEGVVDHVEIPVEYKPWRPDFKKVAVLLGARFHERLYFDSDRVKHVLKNIPAGSVDVIVANDALAVPAAVALRPRKGIHADLHEYAPRQGEDKLQWKLLVGPLMDWACRKYVTKADSVSTVAKGIAEEYAAVYRIPEPAVVPNASYYDDRYSPSPVHSPLRLIHAGAAGRGRKIEIMMDAVARANELKPGSVTFDVVLVPGEQDYIDELAVKAAAVPGGVIRMLPPVKFEEIVGLLHGYDIGFYLCPPANFNMLHALPNKLFEFVQARLAVLIGPSPEMKRVVEEHGFGVVSKDFDAESAARVLIGLTPEQIAEMKQASHQAARTLSAENVAAPWIAAVKKLAGIS, from the coding sequence ATGACCGAGGGAAACCTTCCCGGAGCCCGTCCTCGCATTCTTGTGCTCTCGTTCTCGCCAATCCACCGGGATCCCCGGGTCTTGCGGCAGATCCAGTTCTTCAGTGAGTTCGCCGATGTGATGTCCTGTGGCTACGGTGCGGCACCCGAAGGAGTGGTGGACCACGTTGAGATCCCGGTCGAATACAAGCCGTGGCGTCCGGACTTCAAGAAGGTTGCAGTGCTCCTTGGTGCGCGGTTCCATGAACGCCTGTACTTCGACTCCGACCGGGTGAAGCACGTCCTGAAGAACATCCCGGCTGGGAGCGTCGACGTGATCGTCGCCAATGACGCACTGGCCGTCCCTGCCGCTGTGGCGCTGCGCCCTCGCAAGGGCATCCACGCCGACCTGCACGAATACGCTCCCCGGCAGGGGGAGGACAAGCTGCAGTGGAAGCTCCTCGTAGGCCCGCTGATGGACTGGGCGTGCCGCAAGTACGTCACAAAGGCCGACTCTGTGTCGACCGTGGCCAAGGGGATCGCTGAGGAGTACGCGGCCGTCTACCGGATTCCTGAGCCTGCCGTCGTGCCGAACGCCTCCTACTACGACGACCGGTACAGTCCCTCACCGGTGCACTCGCCGCTGCGCCTGATCCACGCTGGTGCCGCTGGACGGGGTCGCAAGATCGAGATCATGATGGACGCCGTCGCCCGCGCCAACGAGCTCAAGCCTGGCAGCGTCACCTTTGACGTCGTGCTGGTTCCCGGTGAGCAGGACTACATCGACGAACTGGCGGTGAAAGCTGCTGCGGTGCCGGGCGGCGTGATCAGGATGCTGCCGCCGGTGAAGTTCGAGGAAATTGTCGGACTGCTGCACGGCTACGACATTGGCTTCTACCTTTGCCCGCCCGCGAATTTCAACATGCTGCACGCCCTGCCGAACAAGCTGTTCGAATTTGTCCAGGCGCGTCTCGCCGTACTTATCGGCCCCTCACCAGAGATGAAGCGTGTGGTCGAGGAGCACGGCTTCGGAGTGGTGTCGAAGGACTTCGACGCCGAGTCGGCCGCCCGGGTTCTGATCGGACTTACCCCGGAGCAGATTGCCGAAATGAAGCAGGCCTCCCACCAGGCAGCCCGTACCCTCAGCGCTGAGAATGTTGCGGCGCCCTGGATCGCTGCCGTGAAGAAGCTCGCGGGCATCTCCTAG
- a CDS encoding ABC transporter ATP-binding protein: MKSLISINRQLLAVLPPSARRFLLRYAILSSLLSLIDVVALGLLAIVMSSIITGNPVSLGPFGLIDEVNHYITVLAVFCTLVIIKSGLNIALLRYATSKFASHEVAIGDRLLAAYMRAPWVDRLKRNSAELVRSVDSGVSLTVSGVLMPSMGLAGEIVSVIAVISVLFISNWITAVTAIIYLGLIALLLSRGISKRAVANGRRNRQFSFRTVRLLTEAVGALKEVTLRGASQDVEKAVHNNRIHSSKARALAIFLGQVPRFVLEAGLIGGFMLVGGVGLLTSPSGVDPVTNALAAVALFGVAGFRIIPSLTRFQAILSMVHSNSPFAEQVLADIKESEASAKDQEEPDQSELPQGVPDVVLNDVSFTYPGAESPALSGVTMTIPSGSRVAVVGSSGAGKSTLIDLLLGLLLPSSGQVLVGGVPMRAVLHSWRSRVGYVPQEVSLFDASIAQNVALTWDPEQVDEDRVRRALARAQMLETVEKRPDGILGAVGERGMALSGGQRQRLGIARGLYADPAVLVMDEATSALDTATEAAVTQAVRKLTGSVTTITVAHRLSTIRDSDVVFFFADGKLAAQGTFAEVIAQMPDFAEQAALAGLT, from the coding sequence ATGAAATCACTTATCAGTATTAACCGTCAGCTTCTGGCGGTCCTCCCTCCCAGCGCACGCAGGTTCCTCCTGCGCTACGCCATCCTTTCTTCCCTGCTCTCTCTCATCGATGTGGTGGCCCTGGGTTTGCTGGCCATTGTCATGTCCAGCATCATCACGGGCAACCCCGTCAGCCTCGGACCGTTCGGACTGATCGACGAGGTCAACCATTACATCACCGTGCTGGCAGTCTTCTGCACGCTGGTCATCATCAAGAGCGGTCTGAACATTGCGCTATTGCGCTACGCGACCTCAAAGTTTGCCTCCCACGAGGTGGCCATCGGCGATCGGCTGCTGGCTGCCTACATGCGCGCCCCCTGGGTTGACCGCCTGAAACGAAATTCGGCTGAACTGGTCCGCTCGGTTGATTCGGGCGTGTCGCTGACGGTATCGGGTGTGCTGATGCCGTCAATGGGTTTGGCCGGTGAAATTGTCTCCGTCATCGCCGTTATCAGCGTGCTGTTTATCAGCAACTGGATCACTGCTGTCACCGCCATCATTTACCTCGGACTCATCGCTCTGCTGCTTTCACGCGGCATCTCCAAGCGGGCCGTCGCCAATGGACGACGCAACCGCCAGTTCTCGTTCAGGACCGTCCGGCTGCTGACCGAAGCAGTTGGCGCGTTGAAGGAGGTCACCCTGCGTGGTGCCTCGCAGGACGTTGAAAAGGCCGTCCACAACAACCGCATCCATTCCTCGAAGGCACGGGCCCTGGCCATTTTCCTCGGCCAGGTGCCGCGGTTCGTGCTGGAGGCTGGCCTGATAGGCGGCTTCATGCTGGTGGGTGGGGTCGGGCTGCTCACCAGCCCATCCGGCGTTGACCCGGTCACCAACGCCTTGGCCGCCGTCGCCCTCTTCGGCGTTGCGGGGTTCAGGATCATTCCGTCCCTGACTCGGTTCCAGGCGATCCTTTCGATGGTGCACTCCAACTCGCCGTTCGCCGAGCAGGTGCTCGCCGACATCAAGGAATCGGAAGCCAGCGCCAAGGACCAGGAGGAGCCCGACCAGTCGGAGCTGCCCCAGGGTGTACCCGACGTGGTGCTGAACGACGTGTCTTTCACCTACCCCGGGGCGGAATCCCCGGCGCTGAGCGGCGTCACCATGACCATCCCGTCCGGATCGCGCGTCGCGGTGGTCGGTTCGTCGGGTGCCGGCAAATCAACCCTGATCGACCTGCTGTTGGGACTCTTGTTGCCGAGTTCGGGGCAGGTCCTGGTCGGGGGAGTGCCGATGCGCGCCGTGCTTCACTCCTGGCGTTCCCGCGTGGGCTACGTGCCCCAGGAAGTTTCGCTGTTCGACGCGTCGATCGCCCAGAACGTCGCCCTGACCTGGGATCCCGAGCAGGTGGACGAGGACCGGGTTCGCCGTGCGCTGGCCCGTGCCCAGATGCTCGAGACCGTTGAGAAGCGTCCCGACGGCATCCTGGGTGCGGTTGGAGAGCGTGGAATGGCGCTGTCCGGTGGGCAGCGGCAGCGGCTCGGCATTGCCCGCGGGCTCTACGCGGACCCGGCGGTGCTGGTGATGGATGAGGCTACCAGCGCTCTCGATACCGCCACCGAGGCGGCGGTTACCCAGGCCGTCCGCAAACTTACCGGCAGCGTCACCACCATCACCGTCGCCCACCGCCTGTCCACCATCCGGGACAGCGATGTGGTCTTCTTCTTCGCCGATGGCAAGCTGGCCGCCCAGGGAACCTTCGCCGAGGTCATCGCCCAGATGCCTGACTTCGCCGAGCAGGCCGCCCTGGCCGGCCTTACGTAG